The nucleotide window AAGTAAATGATTTTGGTTGCCAGGTTATGGGAAATCATCCTCCCACAAGTTGCTTACTTTGTCTTTTAGCTCTTAAATTCATCTTGAAGTCAGCTATAATGAGCTGTCTGACCACATCTGGACCAGATAAGGGCTTAAATTaactgttattttcattatcaatcaatATGATGACTTTTTGATCTctaacatgtcagaaaatagcCTCAGTCACCTATAGGTTAAGGTGATGCTGGGACTGGGGGATGTTTCTCATTCTTGCTTGCTTTGAATCTATCAAAGTTGCCAATTATTCTTCTATCTTCTAATGAATTATTTGACTAATTGATGGATCAAAAAGCTGACTTGAGCACTAGTTACAACTTACAACTGCTTTACAAAGACTGTCATAGTGACACTGCATTTCTTTATGTTGTGAGACGGGACatctttcatcatttttgtgatttttttcatgatttttttcatgatttACAGAAATATGTTTGTTGCCAGCATGCACGGACACCAAgtgttttgatattttgtgAGATAATTTGCTTTGATGCAAAATGGGGTCACAGTTACTAAAAGGAAGGGTTCGCATACTTTTTAAGGCCTGAATCTCATCATGTTTTTGGTCATATTTAAGggttcacaaactttcaagcagcactAAAACACAGTATAGACACTATAATACTTTAAGACTGATAACTcatttgaaaattgaaaaataatttccCCTCTTCTGCCTCTTCAGTGAGAAGAAATGCAGGTTTCACAGCTGCTCTTTGACTTTCTGGAAGACCAGGGTGATGAGGATTTCCAAACGTTTAAATGGAACCTTATGAATGGCTCTGACAGCTGGGAAGCAATTCCTAAATCCCGTCTGGAGAAAGCTCCCCGGACAGAAACTGTGAGTCAAATGATACAGCGCTACGGTGAGGAGTCAGCTGTGAACATCACTGCTAAGATCCTGAGAACAATGGGGAACAAAAACGATGCAG belongs to Scomber scombrus chromosome 2, fScoSco1.1, whole genome shotgun sequence and includes:
- the LOC133999002 gene encoding pyrin-like, coding for MQVSQLLFDFLEDQGDEDFQTFKWNLMNGSDSWEAIPKSRLEKAPRTETVSQMIQRYGEESAVNITAKILRTMGNKNDAVKLEKAYAGAGAATSSTSSSASRPPAAPTTMSAQQGGVVFAPVFDGSTVGAVTVNINTPNQGN